A genomic stretch from Desulfohalobium retbaense DSM 5692 includes:
- a CDS encoding single-stranded DNA-binding protein, giving the protein MAGTLNKVIIVGRLGRDPEVRYTQNGTPVGNLNVATDESFNDQQGQRQERTEWHRIVIFGRQAENCKNYLRKGSQVLVEGSLQTRKWQDQQGQDRYSTEIKALRVQFLDSRGSQQGGGGQQQDSYSQAGPPQQQSGQDQMGPAFPSEASAMDDIPF; this is encoded by the coding sequence ATGGCAGGGACACTCAACAAGGTCATCATTGTCGGACGCCTCGGACGCGATCCCGAAGTACGCTATACACAAAACGGAACGCCTGTAGGCAATCTGAACGTGGCCACCGACGAATCTTTTAACGACCAGCAAGGACAGCGCCAGGAACGCACGGAATGGCACCGGATCGTGATTTTCGGGCGTCAGGCCGAAAATTGTAAGAATTATCTGCGCAAGGGGTCCCAGGTCCTGGTCGAAGGCAGTTTACAGACTCGCAAATGGCAGGATCAGCAGGGACAGGACCGCTACAGCACGGAGATCAAGGCCCTGCGGGTCCAGTTTTTGGATTCCCGCGGCTCTCAGCAAGGTGGCGGTGGTCAGCAGCAAGACTCCTATTCCCAGGCCGGACCGCCTCAGCAGCAATCCGGTCAGGATCAGATGGGCCCGGCGTTTCCTTCCGAAGCCAGCGCCATGGACGATATTCCCTTTTAG
- a CDS encoding sensor domain-containing diguanylate cyclase, which produces MTSRSLRLVLTRLFVQRLYVPCLIVLVLGSTVLGWGQFRELRHHQQETVDGVARAFTLQLESTGRFLTQFGLTAETTSELQQTLRAVVENSSLFERFMVLDPNGSAILHVDAPSSSLPAFSPETFAARAEQQMLFGPLGRDGDTASSMWAIVRSRPQGSTIVGIMSQRSLARLFRTVAGDHHNQCLFLSEFQGDMIFATDQAPPSCATNWEQTDLLHQAIQAGSNPVSGFVSFDNEITYTSARAVPRAGLVVGASRDAAEFIIPLVILCFVIALIFSCFFGLVVWRLRRRIQSQVVDPLHDFTDEMRSLEQGRVVCENSRQPFQEMEVLRCRFMEMAHTLNTREQELRESQERLNLTVNSAGLGLWDWNLRQGTIFSSSRCSEILDFPPYEATTRITQWSRRIHPRDREEVKRRLRAHLLGQEDTFETEFQIQTRDNIWRWVWVCGRIVESDAQDRPLRMTGTALDIAKRKTVEEKLRTLTLAVAQNPVPILITDEVGRLEYANPAYLELTELTTNEVRAGLEAKAGPHFIDGSFIRHFHQVLFSKGHWQGELQNVTKSGRVFWEFTSISPLQNEKGEVTHYVAVRKEVTAQKQAESKLRELATRDSLTGVWNRRYFFELAARELESAQRYKHPLSLILYDIDHFKRINDTYGHMIGDEVLRQLTQLVGANLRNVDLLARVGGEEFAVLLPHTYLEQAHTVARRILRGVNEAVIRTEAGPLQLTISIGMSSSAHADNCLESLIHDADQALYAAKNKGRNSICGPMIGME; this is translated from the coding sequence TTGACATCACGCAGTTTGCGCCTCGTCTTAACCCGATTGTTCGTTCAGCGACTTTATGTCCCCTGCCTTATCGTTCTGGTCCTGGGGTCGACTGTTCTGGGCTGGGGACAGTTTCGGGAACTGCGCCACCATCAGCAGGAAACTGTTGACGGCGTGGCCCGGGCGTTTACACTGCAGTTGGAATCTACCGGCCGATTTTTGACGCAATTCGGGCTGACGGCGGAGACGACGTCGGAGTTGCAGCAAACGCTTCGCGCTGTGGTGGAAAATTCCTCGCTGTTTGAGCGTTTCATGGTTCTGGATCCGAATGGATCGGCAATTCTCCATGTGGACGCCCCCTCTTCCTCCTTGCCAGCCTTCTCTCCGGAGACCTTTGCCGCACGTGCTGAACAGCAGATGCTCTTCGGCCCCTTGGGCCGCGATGGGGATACGGCCTCTTCCATGTGGGCCATCGTGCGCAGCAGACCGCAAGGCAGCACGATTGTCGGCATTATGAGCCAGAGATCCCTGGCGCGTCTGTTTCGCACTGTGGCGGGGGATCACCACAACCAATGTCTGTTCCTCTCTGAATTTCAGGGCGACATGATTTTCGCCACGGACCAGGCCCCACCGAGTTGTGCCACCAATTGGGAGCAAACCGACCTCCTGCACCAAGCCATCCAGGCTGGTTCGAACCCGGTTTCCGGATTTGTCTCCTTTGACAACGAAATCACCTACACCAGTGCCCGGGCCGTGCCCCGGGCCGGGCTTGTTGTCGGGGCCAGCCGCGACGCCGCTGAATTTATTATTCCTTTGGTGATCCTGTGTTTTGTGATCGCCTTGATCTTCAGTTGCTTTTTCGGTCTCGTCGTTTGGCGGTTGCGGCGGCGGATCCAGAGTCAAGTGGTGGATCCCCTCCACGATTTCACCGACGAGATGCGCTCTTTGGAGCAGGGCAGGGTAGTCTGCGAGAACAGCAGACAGCCGTTTCAGGAAATGGAGGTCTTGCGCTGTCGATTTATGGAGATGGCCCATACCCTGAATACCCGGGAACAGGAACTGCGCGAGAGTCAGGAACGGTTGAACCTCACGGTCAATAGCGCCGGGTTGGGGTTGTGGGATTGGAATCTGCGCCAGGGGACAATTTTTTCCAGTTCCCGGTGTTCGGAGATCCTGGACTTTCCCCCCTACGAAGCCACGACCCGGATCACGCAGTGGTCCAGGCGGATCCATCCCCGGGACCGGGAGGAGGTCAAGCGGCGATTGCGGGCGCATCTGCTGGGCCAGGAGGACACCTTTGAGACCGAATTCCAGATTCAAACCCGGGACAACATTTGGCGCTGGGTTTGGGTCTGCGGAAGGATTGTGGAGAGCGACGCTCAAGACCGTCCCCTGCGGATGACAGGAACCGCCCTGGATATCGCCAAGCGCAAGACGGTTGAAGAGAAATTGCGCACCCTGACCCTGGCCGTGGCCCAGAATCCGGTGCCGATCCTCATCACCGACGAGGTGGGACGATTGGAGTATGCCAACCCGGCATATCTGGAGTTGACCGAATTGACGACCAATGAAGTCCGAGCCGGGCTGGAGGCCAAAGCGGGGCCGCACTTCATTGACGGCAGTTTCATCCGCCATTTCCATCAGGTTTTGTTCAGCAAGGGCCATTGGCAAGGGGAGTTGCAGAATGTGACCAAAAGCGGACGGGTATTCTGGGAATTTACCTCCATCTCGCCGCTCCAAAACGAAAAAGGCGAGGTCACCCACTATGTGGCCGTGCGCAAGGAAGTCACCGCCCAGAAGCAGGCCGAATCCAAACTCCGGGAATTGGCCACCCGCGACAGCCTGACCGGGGTCTGGAACCGGCGCTATTTCTTTGAGTTGGCCGCCCGGGAGCTTGAAAGCGCCCAGCGTTACAAACATCCTTTGTCATTGATTCTCTATGATATTGACCACTTCAAACGTATAAACGACACCTATGGCCACATGATCGGCGACGAAGTCCTGCGTCAGCTGACCCAACTCGTCGGGGCCAACCTCCGCAATGTCGATCTGCTGGCCCGGGTCGGCGGCGAAGAATTCGCCGTGTTGTTGCCGCACACCTATCTCGAACAGGCCCACACCGTGGCCCGGAGGATTCTGCGGGGGGTCAACGAGGCGGTGATCCGGACCGAGGCCGGGCCGTTGCAGCTCACGATCAGCATCGGTATGAGTTCCTCAGCCCATGCCGACAATTGTCTGGAATCGTTGATCCATGACGCCGATCAGGCCTTGTATGCGGCCAAGAACAAGGGGCGCAACAGTATTTGTGGTCCAATGATCGGCATGGAGTGA
- a CDS encoding amphi-Trp domain-containing protein yields the protein MGKDKIKLNGTLTRHQLEVMLRDMADSLAAGSLQCDLGGQSIEVAPRGELHVEMEAERKKGREKVSVELSWPLESDEE from the coding sequence ATGGGCAAGGACAAGATTAAACTCAACGGCACCCTGACCCGGCACCAATTGGAAGTCATGCTCCGGGACATGGCCGATTCGCTGGCCGCAGGATCGCTGCAATGTGACCTCGGCGGGCAGAGCATCGAGGTCGCCCCTCGTGGGGAACTTCATGTAGAGATGGAGGCGGAAAGGAAAAAAGGGCGGGAAAAAGTCAGTGTCGAACTCTCCTGGCCGCTGGAGTCCGACGAAGAATAA
- a CDS encoding ParA family protein, whose product MPSFAVVNQKGGVGKTTACCNLAAGLARQGRRVLLVDLDPQAHLSLSLFPAVATDAGVPTLADLVHRRATLDQVLQRGENLDLIPAGPALGTLEGETTRQAWWDLVREHVAPLTDGYDSIFFDCPPTLGFLAVNGMVAARNILVPLQPEYLALQSLSSLAKTISVLRRDIEPHLSLSAIFLNGFDKRRRLHREIQRLVRAHFPEQLMEATVRKTTALAEAPSFGQDIFRYAPKSNGAWDFAALCREFERRFNHAEGFPPGT is encoded by the coding sequence ATGCCTTCCTTTGCTGTTGTCAACCAGAAGGGCGGAGTCGGTAAAACCACCGCCTGTTGCAATCTCGCCGCGGGCCTTGCCCGGCAGGGCCGCCGCGTACTCCTTGTTGACCTCGATCCGCAGGCCCATCTGAGCTTGAGCCTCTTTCCGGCCGTAGCCACGGATGCGGGGGTGCCAACCCTGGCTGACCTTGTGCACCGCAGAGCCACGCTCGACCAGGTCCTCCAACGCGGCGAAAATCTGGACCTCATTCCGGCCGGCCCGGCCCTTGGCACCCTGGAAGGGGAAACGACCCGTCAGGCCTGGTGGGATCTGGTCCGGGAACATGTGGCCCCGCTCACCGATGGCTACGACTCCATCTTTTTCGATTGTCCGCCGACACTGGGATTCTTGGCCGTCAACGGCATGGTCGCCGCCCGGAACATTCTCGTTCCCCTCCAGCCCGAATACCTCGCGCTGCAGAGCTTGAGTTCCCTGGCCAAAACCATTTCCGTCCTGCGTCGGGACATCGAGCCCCATCTCAGCCTCAGCGCCATTTTTCTCAACGGTTTCGACAAACGCCGGCGCCTGCACCGCGAAATCCAGCGCTTGGTCCGAGCCCATTTTCCGGAACAGCTTATGGAAGCCACGGTGCGCAAGACGACCGCTTTGGCCGAGGCACCGAGTTTCGGCCAGGATATCTTTCGCTACGCCCCGAAAAGTAACGGCGCCTGGGATTTCGCAGCTCTGTGCCGTGAATTCGAAAGGAGGTTCAATCATGCCGAAGGATTTCCACCTGGGACGTGA
- the mltG gene encoding endolytic transglycosylase MltG, translating into MTYSKFLAGLVIFSAFGFLLWAGGYAYMSTPMTQPGRAIEVTINPGWNFARISQLLEDQGVIDAAWKFRLLARVKQKTGSVQAGEFRLHSGWSPEKILQTLVSGRAILYTFSIPEGLPWWEVATNAGETPLTTRERFAAALADKAFLDSWDIPTDHAEGFLFPETYFLPRPGGNDPYPLLRAMFRQFWDVAKNQLWPEGLPDSAEIVRTVTLASLVEKETALPEERARVAGVFANRLERGMRLQCDPTVIYGIGPEFDGNLRRSDLQNATNPYNTYRHAGLPPGPICSPGLGALQATLHPEDHEYLYFVATQNGGHHFSRTLREHNRAVRRYQLGQ; encoded by the coding sequence ATGACGTACTCCAAATTCTTAGCTGGGCTGGTCATTTTCAGCGCCTTCGGGTTTCTCCTCTGGGCCGGTGGGTATGCCTACATGTCCACTCCCATGACCCAACCCGGGCGTGCGATTGAGGTTACGATCAACCCCGGCTGGAACTTCGCCCGGATCAGTCAACTCCTCGAAGACCAAGGCGTGATTGATGCCGCCTGGAAGTTCCGCCTTCTGGCCCGCGTCAAACAGAAGACCGGATCGGTCCAGGCCGGGGAGTTCCGGCTCCATTCCGGATGGTCCCCGGAAAAAATCCTTCAGACCCTCGTCTCCGGCCGGGCCATCCTCTACACCTTTTCCATCCCCGAAGGATTGCCCTGGTGGGAGGTGGCAACGAACGCCGGCGAGACCCCGTTGACCACCCGGGAGCGTTTTGCGGCCGCTCTTGCGGACAAAGCTTTCCTCGACTCCTGGGATATCCCCACCGACCACGCCGAAGGATTTTTGTTCCCGGAAACCTATTTTCTGCCGCGACCCGGGGGAAACGATCCCTACCCGTTGTTGCGAGCCATGTTCCGTCAATTCTGGGATGTCGCCAAAAACCAGCTCTGGCCCGAAGGGCTGCCGGATAGTGCTGAGATTGTGCGCACCGTGACTCTGGCCTCGCTGGTGGAAAAGGAAACCGCCCTTCCTGAAGAACGGGCGAGAGTGGCCGGTGTCTTCGCCAACCGGCTCGAACGCGGTATGCGACTGCAATGCGATCCCACCGTGATCTACGGTATCGGTCCCGAATTTGACGGCAATCTCCGCCGCTCCGACCTCCAAAACGCCACCAATCCCTACAACACCTACCGCCATGCCGGACTGCCCCCCGGCCCCATCTGTTCCCCAGGCCTGGGAGCACTGCAAGCCACCCTGCACCCCGAGGACCACGAGTATCTCTATTTCGTGGCCACCCAAAACGGGGGGCACCATTTCAGCCGCACCCTGCGTGAGCACAACCGGGCCGTGCGTCGCTATCAGCTCGGGCAATAG
- the ruvX gene encoding Holliday junction resolvase RuvX — protein MRYLGIDFGLKRVGLALSDSQATVVTPLATVQRSTRQALFEELLAYIETYAIEAVVIGLPYDLEGTATLTTRQARNFGTSLARRIALPIYYVDEVLTSEFAGEALREAGVPRHKRKDLLDQHAAVAILESFLASGPANTAGE, from the coding sequence ATGCGCTATCTCGGTATCGATTTCGGACTCAAGCGGGTTGGGCTGGCCCTGAGCGATAGCCAGGCTACTGTCGTCACCCCATTGGCCACGGTGCAGCGGAGCACACGGCAGGCCCTCTTCGAGGAATTACTGGCTTATATCGAAACCTACGCCATTGAAGCCGTAGTTATCGGCTTGCCCTATGACCTGGAAGGCACGGCAACCTTGACGACCCGGCAGGCCCGGAATTTCGGGACCAGTCTGGCCCGGCGGATCGCTCTGCCCATCTATTATGTCGATGAAGTCCTGACTTCGGAATTCGCTGGAGAGGCCCTGCGCGAGGCCGGCGTGCCAAGGCACAAGCGCAAGGACCTCCTGGACCAGCACGCCGCGGTCGCTATTTTAGAGAGCTTTCTGGCATCCGGCCCGGCCAACACCGCCGGCGAGTGA
- a CDS encoding FAD-binding and (Fe-S)-binding domain-containing protein — MPKKLPHISLSQRRLLDRVLYVAEEEFDSWPESVQELALSLASEIFIIRYNPFIPPERVKKSVFDRLDAEKVGLSEVYYNDLRQRLDTYWQEFLEDQEFKDSILDRLRQIIPPEHIVASPKALVECSTDATDLRLEIPLLMLSPGSTEEIQSIVRLASEMGFALVPRGGGSGLTGGAVPAHRHSVILSLSRMKTILEVDPAAQIICAQAGVITLTAIQAAAQKDLVLTVDPASKAASSLGGNISENAGGPFAFEYGTTLDNIYSYKMVLPDGSLIEVCRRDHPWRKILAEDTAIFDIYAEDGTLSDSVALNGEEIRATGLGKDVSNKFLGGLPGVQKEGVDGIITEACFTLHPRLEHSRTLCLEFFGRSMRNAMLVINDLVGLRDTIRREGDLVKMASLEEFGSKYVQAIEYEKKSQRYEGEPISVLLLQLDSNDTDALNAAVANIVNIAEAYDKVDVFVAGDAKEAEVFWEDRHKLSAIAKHTSGFKINEDVVIPLEAIPEFSDFLEGLNLYYLARAYRRGLNAVNQLNEIDPGDEFIQMELDITSRILKQTMGPGDIAEQELQLQISYFFRDLRSRYPDLDKELRAIRDTIFATRVVIANHMHAGDGNCHVNFPVNSNDPQMLHEVEEAVDKVFKKVLTLKGGVSGEHGIGITKINYLQKDKLEALKAYKRQIDPKNTINPGKLMQNRLETIPYTFSFNRLIQDIDKTALPQKERLIPLLRNIQTCTRCGKCKQVCPMFYPEKGFLYHPRSKNITLGALIEALYYSLMDTGEPDPDLMQDLRQLMEHCTACGKCMTVCPVKIRSHDVALNMRSFLEEKGAGGHPLKSRVLNYLGEHPERVTQAAKLAAVGQSLQSKAAPLLPASWRQKRQSPLLRGPGPALQFKNLPQALHLDQGALFVPAHLADQDELDAVLYFPGCGASLFYRSIGLATMSLLLASGKAVVLPPEHMCCGYPLLAAGCKDAYTHNRERVAERLRDHITYAANRGLRVGQLITACGTCRESLADFGLGSALQEPATHQDALQFLLHALPPGQCDLEEVLYHVSCHAEFTGVAGPKAATAYTAALASQLHTAVRQSPGCCGESGLGALTSPQIYNTLRDRKVRQLEEDCRSYAAGSPIVVGCPSCKVGLNRIAVQQGWKRDILHAAEFLAQIHLGQDWMRRCLQAVKKGKTDSRDRRQIAIACTTPAKTGQNNSA, encoded by the coding sequence ATGCCCAAAAAACTTCCCCATATTTCCCTCTCCCAGCGTCGCCTCCTTGACCGCGTGCTCTATGTTGCTGAAGAGGAGTTCGACTCCTGGCCGGAATCGGTTCAAGAACTCGCCTTGAGTCTGGCCTCGGAGATTTTCATCATCCGCTACAACCCGTTCATTCCCCCGGAACGGGTCAAGAAATCGGTCTTTGATCGCCTGGACGCGGAAAAGGTCGGCCTGAGCGAGGTCTATTACAACGACCTGCGTCAACGCTTGGACACCTATTGGCAAGAATTTCTCGAAGACCAGGAATTCAAGGACTCGATCCTGGACCGGCTCCGTCAGATTATTCCGCCCGAGCATATCGTGGCCTCGCCCAAGGCCCTGGTCGAATGTTCAACGGACGCCACGGACCTGCGGCTTGAGATTCCGCTTCTGATGCTCTCTCCGGGCTCCACCGAAGAGATCCAGTCCATTGTCCGCCTGGCTTCGGAAATGGGATTTGCCCTGGTGCCACGCGGAGGCGGTTCCGGCCTGACCGGGGGCGCGGTCCCGGCCCATCGGCACAGCGTCATCCTGAGTCTGAGCCGGATGAAGACCATCCTTGAGGTCGATCCTGCAGCCCAGATCATTTGCGCCCAGGCCGGGGTCATCACCCTGACCGCCATTCAGGCCGCGGCCCAAAAAGACCTGGTGCTGACCGTGGACCCGGCTTCCAAGGCCGCTTCGTCCCTCGGCGGCAATATCTCTGAAAACGCCGGTGGCCCCTTTGCCTTCGAATACGGCACCACCCTGGACAATATCTACAGCTACAAAATGGTCCTGCCGGACGGGTCCCTGATTGAAGTCTGCCGCCGCGACCATCCCTGGCGCAAGATCCTGGCCGAAGACACTGCCATTTTCGATATTTACGCTGAAGACGGCACCTTGAGCGATTCCGTGGCCTTGAACGGAGAAGAAATCCGGGCCACTGGTCTGGGCAAGGACGTCTCCAATAAATTTCTCGGTGGACTGCCAGGGGTCCAGAAAGAGGGCGTCGACGGCATCATCACCGAGGCGTGCTTCACCCTGCACCCCAGACTCGAACATTCCCGGACCCTGTGTCTCGAATTTTTCGGACGCTCCATGCGCAACGCCATGCTGGTCATCAACGATCTCGTCGGCCTGCGCGATACCATCCGGCGCGAGGGCGACCTGGTCAAGATGGCCTCGCTGGAGGAATTCGGTTCCAAGTACGTCCAGGCCATTGAATACGAAAAGAAGTCCCAGCGCTATGAGGGCGAACCCATTTCGGTTCTCCTCCTTCAGCTCGACTCCAACGATACCGACGCCCTGAACGCGGCCGTGGCTAATATCGTCAATATCGCCGAGGCCTACGACAAGGTCGATGTCTTTGTCGCCGGGGACGCCAAGGAAGCCGAGGTCTTCTGGGAAGACCGCCACAAGCTGAGTGCCATCGCCAAACACACCAGTGGATTCAAAATCAACGAAGACGTGGTCATTCCCCTGGAGGCGATCCCGGAATTTTCCGATTTTCTGGAGGGACTCAATCTCTACTACCTGGCACGGGCCTATCGGCGCGGGCTGAACGCGGTCAACCAGCTCAACGAAATCGATCCCGGCGATGAATTCATCCAGATGGAACTGGACATCACGTCGCGCATCCTCAAGCAGACCATGGGGCCCGGGGATATCGCGGAGCAGGAACTCCAGCTCCAGATCAGTTATTTCTTCCGCGACCTGCGCAGCCGGTACCCGGATCTGGATAAGGAATTGCGGGCCATCCGGGACACGATCTTCGCCACCCGCGTGGTCATCGCCAATCACATGCACGCCGGGGACGGCAACTGCCACGTCAATTTTCCGGTCAACTCCAATGATCCCCAGATGCTGCATGAAGTCGAAGAAGCCGTGGACAAGGTCTTCAAAAAAGTTTTGACCCTCAAAGGCGGCGTCAGCGGTGAGCACGGCATCGGGATCACCAAAATCAATTACCTCCAGAAAGACAAACTGGAGGCCCTGAAGGCTTACAAACGGCAGATCGATCCCAAAAACACCATCAATCCCGGCAAATTGATGCAGAACCGGCTGGAGACCATTCCCTACACCTTCTCCTTCAACCGGCTCATCCAGGACATCGATAAGACCGCCTTGCCCCAGAAAGAACGGCTCATTCCGCTGTTGCGCAATATCCAGACCTGCACCCGGTGCGGCAAATGCAAACAGGTCTGCCCCATGTTCTACCCGGAAAAGGGTTTTCTGTACCACCCCCGGAGCAAGAACATCACTCTGGGCGCACTCATTGAGGCCCTGTACTATTCGTTGATGGACACCGGCGAGCCGGATCCCGATCTGATGCAGGACCTGCGGCAGCTCATGGAACACTGCACCGCCTGCGGCAAATGCATGACCGTCTGTCCGGTCAAGATCCGAAGTCACGATGTCGCCTTGAATATGCGCTCCTTTTTGGAGGAGAAAGGAGCAGGTGGTCACCCCCTCAAATCCCGGGTGCTCAATTATCTTGGAGAGCATCCAGAACGGGTGACTCAGGCCGCCAAGCTCGCCGCTGTCGGTCAATCCTTACAGAGCAAGGCTGCGCCCTTGTTGCCCGCTTCCTGGCGGCAAAAACGGCAGAGCCCGCTCCTGCGCGGTCCTGGCCCGGCCCTGCAGTTCAAGAACCTGCCCCAGGCCCTGCATCTGGATCAGGGAGCCCTGTTCGTGCCCGCTCATTTGGCGGACCAGGACGAACTCGATGCCGTCTTGTATTTTCCCGGCTGCGGGGCATCCCTGTTTTACCGCAGCATTGGTCTGGCCACGATGAGCTTGCTGCTGGCCTCAGGCAAGGCCGTGGTCTTGCCTCCTGAACATATGTGCTGCGGCTACCCCCTGCTCGCGGCCGGGTGCAAAGACGCCTACACCCACAACCGCGAACGGGTGGCCGAACGCCTCCGGGATCACATCACCTATGCGGCCAACCGGGGGCTGCGGGTTGGTCAGCTGATTACCGCCTGCGGCACCTGCCGCGAATCCCTGGCGGATTTCGGACTTGGCAGCGCCCTTCAGGAGCCAGCGACACACCAGGATGCGCTGCAATTTCTGTTGCACGCTCTGCCGCCTGGTCAGTGCGATCTGGAGGAGGTTCTCTACCACGTCTCCTGTCACGCCGAATTCACCGGTGTCGCCGGGCCCAAGGCGGCCACGGCGTATACCGCAGCCCTGGCCAGTCAACTCCATACCGCCGTTCGCCAGAGCCCGGGCTGCTGCGGGGAAAGCGGACTTGGGGCCCTGACCTCGCCGCAGATCTACAATACCCTCCGTGACCGGAAGGTACGCCAACTCGAAGAGGACTGCCGCTCCTACGCCGCCGGATCGCCGATTGTCGTCGGCTGTCCCTCGTGCAAGGTCGGTCTGAACCGCATCGCGGTTCAGCAGGGCTGGAAACGCGACATCCTCCACGCCGCTGAATTCCTGGCCCAGATCCATTTGGGGCAGGATTGGATGCGCCGCTGCCTGCAGGCAGTCAAGAAGGGCAAGACCGACAGCCGTGACCGGCGCCAGATCGCCATTGCCTGCACCACGCCCGCCAAGACAGGGCAGAACAATTCCGCCTGA
- a CDS encoding phenylacetate--CoA ligase family protein — protein MAVLAATALPASRDDLEQLQLERLQATLHRVQRHVAFYRSMFADTGFDPDQCASLSDLQRLPLTNETDLCQAYPYDMFATPLKEVVQIHTTTGRHPEPVVHGYTERDLTNAAMLMARIMTGLGLDADDVFQITLNYGLGTGAFTFHEGARKLGASVIPTATGRTPKQVQIMRDFGTSCLVATPSYALRLLQTLKDQDVSPAALRLKCLLVTGEPFSADTRAVLEDGFQAQIYDLYGLSAAYGPVVAAQCRNQSVLHVQEDLFYAEVLDPQTHQPVPDGEWGELVLTTLVKEAVPLLRYRTGDKVRRVPDTCGCGSVFTALDRIAGRVDDVLTVKGVNIAPARIGQLLSTYLDFDIHWNATIAGSGPDQELILRLGIREDLFFDQMKRQRKLVDDLRRYLAQWLGVTPRVLLVEPDSLN, from the coding sequence ATGGCAGTTCTCGCCGCAACCGCATTGCCCGCATCGCGTGATGACCTTGAACAGCTTCAGCTTGAACGGCTCCAGGCCACCTTGCACCGGGTGCAGCGCCATGTCGCCTTCTACCGGAGCATGTTTGCCGACACCGGCTTCGATCCGGATCAATGCGCCAGTCTCAGCGATCTCCAACGATTGCCCCTGACGAATGAAACCGATCTTTGCCAGGCGTATCCGTATGACATGTTCGCCACCCCGCTTAAGGAAGTCGTCCAGATCCACACCACCACCGGCCGGCATCCGGAACCAGTGGTGCACGGCTATACCGAGCGCGACCTGACCAACGCAGCGATGCTCATGGCCCGGATCATGACCGGCCTTGGCCTTGATGCAGACGACGTCTTTCAGATCACGCTCAATTACGGTCTGGGGACCGGGGCCTTCACCTTTCACGAAGGCGCCCGCAAGCTCGGGGCCTCGGTCATTCCCACGGCCACGGGGCGCACGCCGAAGCAAGTCCAGATCATGCGGGATTTCGGGACCTCCTGTCTGGTGGCCACACCGAGTTACGCCCTGCGCTTGCTGCAGACCCTCAAGGACCAGGATGTCTCACCGGCCGCGCTGCGACTCAAATGCCTCCTGGTGACCGGGGAACCGTTCTCGGCCGACACCCGGGCTGTCCTCGAGGACGGCTTCCAGGCCCAGATCTATGACCTTTACGGTTTGAGCGCGGCCTACGGGCCGGTTGTGGCTGCGCAATGCCGTAACCAATCCGTGCTCCATGTCCAGGAAGATCTCTTTTACGCCGAGGTTCTCGATCCTCAGACGCACCAGCCTGTGCCTGACGGCGAATGGGGCGAACTGGTGCTGACCACGCTGGTCAAGGAAGCTGTGCCCCTGCTGCGGTACCGCACCGGCGACAAGGTCCGACGGGTGCCGGATACGTGCGGCTGCGGCTCCGTGTTCACCGCCCTGGACCGTATTGCCGGACGCGTCGACGACGTCTTGACCGTCAAGGGAGTCAATATCGCCCCGGCACGCATTGGGCAGCTGCTGAGCACCTATCTGGATTTCGACATCCACTGGAACGCTACGATCGCCGGCTCCGGCCCGGACCAGGAGCTGATTCTGCGCCTGGGAATCCGTGAAGATCTCTTTTTCGATCAGATGAAGCGCCAGCGCAAACTCGTCGACGACCTCCGCCGCTATCTCGCCCAATGGCTGGGAGTCACGCCCCGGGTATTGCTCGTGGAGCCAGATAGCTTGAACTAG